The genomic DNA TTATACgcttttaaaattaactcatatatataattgtatcaTTTGTTATTccatataaagaaaaatgttttatatactATAAACATAATAGTGGGAAAACAACTACATAACTCTGATGTCCTAtctgttttatataaaaggtaaacaaaatcaaataaatacaaataactgcagaattttttttaatatcatatattttcttaatgcaaaacgtaaaataataaatatcacatatgtatatatatatatatatatataaacaaaaaaaaatagagtaTCCACCccgttaaaaaatattaagtccactgtaaataaaataatattcagcattctcttaatatattaatatacttttattgCCATTAggatatttatcattttatgtagtaaatgaacaaaaattgATACGTGAGAATTATATTAATCCTTTTAATATGCATAATGTGCGTATAGCtatttccatatattatggtaaccttttatatttttcactaGTTctgcaaaaatatttaaatatctatttttactttaattacttcatttttttaatttccacTCATTTCAAACGAATATCCATCTTAtctcattattataatgcaGCTCCTATTGATTTTATTccattcataattattttatacattttcgatggtgtatattaaaatatatatataagaaaaaatctGAGGTATTTATATCactctttaaaaaataaaaagcgcctttatttttctctccataaatatgaaattttttttttttttaatccattTACACACTTTACAACtccataaattattttatctatctaattacttttatgtttgcgaaaaagaatatatatatatataaaagattaaatcgtaatgtaaatttttcattacttCATAAACACGATTTTATatggaattattttttgtatatataccaCTCTAATTATGTGCTCATACTAATCTACAACATTTCACGTTGATGTTAATTAaaatcatattattttattttattttccttaatttttttttcagatgTTACAGTTTTCCCTtttaaaaatcaaaaataaaattttaattatattatatacaaataactAGGTAATACCAACATGAACTCTACAAACgttgaaatatatgaatcttttgacaaaaaaaaaaaaaaaaagtatataaaataaaactacttcattttctatatatactaacgatgttccatttttttgttgtgATTTCATATGAAATACAATAAATGAATCAtgtctattatatattaaaaattaattaaactCAATTCCCaccttttaaataaaaatgctcTACaaccattttttaatatagctTATTTTAATctcttattaaaaatttttttttttaatgagaATCTCCTtttcttgtatatataaggattttacattttatttttatatttatgcttGAGCTACCTGTTCATTTAATTGTGCATTTCTTCTATCCCATTCTTCCTTAACTACacttaaaaagtaaataaaatcaTTGTTGGCACATTGAAGGTATTCATTAGAAATATGTTCCTTAGCTcttaaagaataattatcattttgtAAAACATCACCTAAACTACGAACTAGgagttttaaatatataaaccaCCTTTGGTTCCACATTTGACATTTCCATTCTCCATCTATAATATCATTTTGTTCTGTAAAATCGATATAATCTTCTATCATAGATACAAAAGTCTCATTCCATGTTTCAGTTATTTGCTCAATTAATTCGTTTAACTCCTCCTCATAATCTTCTTGTTCTTCACTTACTACTTGAACATCTAAATTTAACTGTGGATCATAATGAATCCCATTTGACAAATTTAACATTAAGTTAATACCACTAGTTCCATTTTGTgtatttgcatatttttcaaatatatttacgtttTCTGATCTTAGAATTCTTTCATATCTTTTCCCGACTTCATCTtcatatgcattttttttaccaaatgaataattaacaggatatattctataaaaattgattattatgtattaaaaaattatgtattcatattattattttttatatatactaattaaaaacaaaatgctTAATTAGGGTAAtaacataaacatatgtactgtataatatatatatatacaaatatataaatgtatatactcTTAATAATGTTTACTTCAAATGATACGTGTTATAGGATTGCCAAAATACAAAGGTTAAGGCAATAATacttaataaaaaggaaaacatatttattattatatttttacagttTTATTCTGAGGATGTTACTGAAGAACTAAATGGTAATCATTTTTCTCTCTAATTAGCTCTATTAATAGAGGATGACTGAATGTTTAATTTACTGTAATTGTTAGTAATTTTCAACTAATATTTTGTCAAAAAAGAGAGTAGTATTtatcaataaaatattctttttcttctattaCTTTCAACGAGTTATATTACCCTTCTTTAAATATCAGTTTATACTACggatttaatttataaaataataaaatgtacacgcttaaaatgtaaatttatgaggcaaaagaaaacaaaaataacaattctaaaaaaatatctttaaaatttatgcacataatttatatcctaaaattatcataaaatattatatattttttcgttatccttttaattaaataattaaaattaaaaagcttaatctaacaaataaaatatttgaaaattataggattttctataaatttaaaaattataaatttaattaaatttacttttaatCATACCTTCTTgaatatttaatacatttttaaaaattattaaaatatttttatttttttgttactattttgttttatgtttgtatgaaataattttatatttattttttttttctattttataatacttttttcagttgttttatatataatccACTTATAGATACTTTATTtctatgaatataaataaaatatacatatatatataatatatatatttatctattttacataaaaaaaaataataaaagtaatcttgtttattttatgtattttataaaaatataatgcgtaaattaatattttctaatttaattttttttttgtttcaatcATCTATAGGTTGCTCTTCAGcgtattttcttctttttctgttattttatatgtatataaaaaataaaataaatacgtatTCATTAGAGTTTTATCCTTTATAAcatgttttttcatttagaaTAATATGTGGGTTAACGTATTTTCATTCtttatactttatatatatatatatattttttttttttttttttataaggtTAAAaccatatattaatatttgttaCTAGTTAAATTgtctattattttattatcattttttttaaatttattttttcttgttatatttttttttttagccctatatattttttttcctttgtaaatacaatataaatttatatacatttaatgaaagaaaaagtttgttattaaaataaagcattattttttgagaattatgtataataagtattattttattttttcattttatttaatgtaaaatgtataattatttaataaaaaaaaattaaataaagtatTAAATTAGCtgaattaaattaatttataatataaggataattgttatttttagTAATTCTGTAAAAcggtaaaattttttgattattAGTAACgttgtaaattaaaattaataatgaggatgtttgtattaattttgttataatatattataatgaaataaccCACATTCCTTTATTAACCATACATGtattaatcatttttatataatagacACTTCATATATGCGTtgattaacaaaattttaagttttaTTCGCCTTTAATAATGTATTCAATAAGCATAGTACAAATATTGCaacttataatattaattgagacatttatacatatattttcctaattacatgtaaaaacaatatttcGAAATTTgtacttcatttttttttaaccatAGATTAgttgttcattttattcCGTGCTGCAATAAATAAAGTACaacgagaaaaaaaaaaaaacaaatttctttaatataaaaaaataaagtatatacgaagataattgtttttttttatttttaaatttatatattataaatatgtttttattacattaaaaataatgttagacttattcatattaacatataaagGATAAGTTTAAAGGTCTTTACATATATCAATTATTTCCTTATTACTCTTTGTTAATGTAgctattataaatataatatatttttatccgTAACGCGTAACTATTtaataaagtataaaaatataaatattatatattttccataagaataaaaagatatattatcaTTCTTACCACTGTTTTTTATGAGAAGTTTTATATGTGCATTAAtctgtaaatatatacaccaattttattttactgttATTTAAATCCAGCTGATAATGGCATAAACTTTCAAAATAGTACTATAAAAAACAACcattaaaatgttaaataaattttttaattatattatatgattaTCTTAAATTTTTCCTAAAATGAGTTATTTTCggatgttatttttttttttaataaaaaattgacgCATTGTTCAGGATTTCACTAATTAACATTGTTAATTAATCTGAGTGTTAGGTGTTGATAATTcgttatttaatatataactgttttgaaaatttttattaaatatcttaattcttttaaatacgttttgtttatatttcaaaagtaatttttatttcaccaAAATGgcaattattttacaatatgCAATATTGtgatttaacattttttaacatttctCGTTCTTTTGTTggatacacaaatatatataatattaataataatatataattttttccgtggtaataatataacacaTTTGCATTGGTTTAAATACAATTTTAAATGATTGTTTACgcatctaattttttttatttcaattataaatttattattttaaagatatacttattttgaaaatgttacaagtatttatttaataacatTCTTGAATGtgttttgtaaaatatgtgATATATAGTTAAATTTTGTAGtatttacttaaaatttttaaatttagaacgaaaaaattattacacaCTTAAACggataatatgaaaaaatttcgTCAACTTTACGTGGACTACTTATAAGTTTACTAtcacaaataaaataaggtgaaataattttttttttaatataccaTGAATGGTAAAAATGTTACGggtatattgtttttattaacatattttaccAAAACGTTTTATGCTTCATTCTTTGGGTATTgtgtattaattttattctttatattaaaaaatttgtaattgtaaatataaatatatatatatcactaaGATTAGCCTCTAATTAgctgaaaaaaataaaaaacaataataatgataggCATGACgccaaaaaattatatacttaaatgCTTAATAGTAATAGAATACAGTAAAGAATGTGCCAAAATATACTATTTAACTTATCTTACGGAATGATAAGTTCATGTgaacttttaatatttgaaaCCACATAAATGTGTATAATACTTTACTGAATTCTTCTATGCATTTGTACGTAAGAACTTTTTATAATCCAATTTTTAAACAGAATAtcatgtataatataaaatgaatgataCACTTTTATAATGCACTAACAGAATTGGCCATGTATAAAAACATATCATTCTAACTTTCTTACTACgaattgtatatacatgtgacttataaataatctacaaaaaaaaaaaaataaataaaaacgaaaatataaccataatttttaaatagaaaaaaaatatatatatatatatatatatatatcatatttaacTTTTCCAATGTTTCTATGATACATTTTTTCCTGTATCCCTGTGTGAAATAGGGAACGAAAgacttaaatatatttagatgtttcgaaaatgatgaaattctgaaataaattaaaagcaaaaattacaaaaaaattaaaacacaCAAAACTTGTACATAGGGCAgtttgtattaatataaacataaatgcaatattttaatatttcaaaaatatataaatatataaataaataaagaaaaacattcatttttgttttataactTATTAGTGttaagtaatataataacataaaggGACTCATTAAGCTAGGAATCAAGAAGAAcactatatttatattaaatattttcattctatttcttattttattttataaatttatttttttctgtaaaatttcttttaaaactgtaaacattttttttttttttttttaaatacacaTAGATTCATAGgaataaagagaaaattgTCACAACAAATTTTCAgaattttatttcctttatttaCTGTCAGTATGCAGGAATTGTATATgatttatcatattttttttcctatttaattttaaaagttatatatgtataaatgtatgtatatatataaatccaTTTTAacaatggaaaaataaagaaaacaaTACATTTATTCTTACGAACTATCATACTTACATTCTCTTTtaacttatataatttaagtaTTCTCATTTACcgtttacattttataatttacatagGAGACCCGTTCAGCAGTAGTATCATTAATACAATACTGTTTTCGTTAAATGGCACTTTCCGTTTGTGCACTATAAAGTTTATTTCAGTGCAGggtattatattaatattcaaatattaaatatatgttaaaaattattatattttaagggTAATATTCCttcattttgtaatttcATATTACttcattaaatgaaataaattttttaatgtaaaaacGTTGCTTTCAAGTTCATTTCAGCACTACTCATAATagcaaatataaaagattctataatatatatatatttatatacttacatattttGAAGTCAAGTAGACATCGATTTTTGCAACTtcaaattttatacattataaaaattattaatttcatatttatttaatgcttatataaaagatcatgaacaaaaataatggacttatgaaaatgatatttttttatccttacaATTTGATATGATCTTCAATCttatatcattataattcaaaaatatacagTTCATAttatctaatatatatatatatatgggtatGCAGTAACTTTTGCTTGAAGGTTTATTAACATACTGAACCTTACCCAAAGGGTTTCTTTTATAATAGGTAATTCaggataatatatatattattatttataattaataattacatattattatagttcaaaaaagaagtagatcttaaataattaataacttCCTTGTTGcaaattttagtaaaaataagatttataatatattaatcaGTGCTATCatctttagaaaaaaataattttacatactGTCATGAAGACATTGATTTAATCTGTAAGatacgtatataaatatatatatatttcgaaaaaatttataaaattttattataaattttttatcagtggatatatatatatgtatacatatattacaatatttaatatattaaaaaaattttaaattaaaacattttggTAAAGTTCTGTCTTtgttctaatatatttttatgtaagaaaaaaataattaaccaCCACTAcaacattatttaaataatcaatgaaaatttaataattaaaaagaaaaataatttgagaAGTATAAAATTAGGTTCAATTTTATGCATATCCAGTTATAAAcgaaaattttcttatacattgagtataataaatatatattatacctgtacttaaatatatatgtgtaatgaacaaaatttaGAACTTAATGGTACATtagttataaattataataagttgataaaaaatgagaattACAGTATTtcgttataattttttgtaagaatatataaaaatttacaacttagaattattatttatattttctgtttcagtaaaattaatgaaaatgactatataattttttatattccttggtaataaaataaattttaatttactttttggtacaataaatgaagattaatgtacataattttgTACTATCAAAAgttcttcatattttattaaaaatagtaactgtttattttttcttttgttttatattcctaaaagataatttttaatcttttttctttattaaacTTATTCCTTAATTCAtttcttaataatatatatttattatatcagtataatatataaattaatatatatacaacataaGCATGTGTtctatttcttatataatgcatagcagtataatatatatatacacatatactaCTCCTCATTCGAGTAATATTTAAGTTCTAATGATGtatctatataatattaatattttatgactttttttaaaaaaacacttctattattatatattataatattatatatattatttataattttccttatttttgtatgtatcttttttttattatatttcaattattaacattattattattattattattattataacggatttttataaaaataaagttggACGCAATCAAACATGTTGTATTCataatactatatttttatggacctactttttattatcattattagaatttcttacatttttcatattatataaaatacatataatctTCCATTGGAACCGCTAttaaattacattatatagtaaaataatttttaaaaaaatatttataataaaaccataatatttttaagttcattaacacaaaaaaaaatgcccTTGTTaactaaatataattaacgAAACTTTCACTATCTTTTTTAtcctaaaaaatattaatatttataatttattttaatatatacatgcatatttaaataataaaattttaaaaattgtgttgttattctataatttttgcTGTTAAagtatttattcataaaagaatataaaacaaaaaagtattatatatatgataaaaccGTTAGATAATTATTGAAAATCTGcaatattcaaatttttacaaaataaatctaaaaaaaaatataaaatacatatactttttcctcttttattttatttgtaaaaataaaaaatatatacttgcaaaataatatttttgaatgtTATTCTTTATAACAGACTTTTCTCTGTTATTAACAAtctatttattaatattattatttaaataaaaaaataaaatatattacaacttCAGTTTTTAGTAATAGAAGTTATTTGGAAATTCTAAattgtttaaaattattcttaaaaatttataatttttaaataccCCTGATTCAGTTCCTTATAACGAAAGTTTGTTTtaatagtatttttataaaaaaaaaaaaaagaatgtgaTAAATctcattttaataaaacaaaaaattgaagaaaaatatataaaacttatctaaaattgaaaatactacaaaaaatttataattatagaataaacatattattttacaacaAAATTATGCTTTCAAACTTTTAGAGAATTccaaaatgaagaaaagcAACACTAATACATTCATCACTTTTTGCAAAGTTTTTAGCTCCACCCTTCTAATATGGGTAGCTCAACATGAGGTATTGTATCAACTATtgatattttaagaaatttttacaatttatatttttttgctattttattatatttttattttaataaagttTGATTACGATATTgaagtacacatatataacatgtatatatgtaatatattcgTTTGACTAAATATTGTATGTATTCaactaaattatttttactatagAATAACTATGAAGaatcatttgaaaaaaatgctaATTTCAACACAATGAGTTTAAGAAATGGTAGATTGTTGAAGGGACAAACAGAAGTATATGCTAACTATCCTTCACAagatgatttatttttaaaaggcGGATCAATGGAATCATTATATGATGATGATgttgttttaaaaaacagAATAAATGGTTTAATTAAGGATAGCtcaattaaaaatagatatGATTCATTTCTGCAGGATATCGATTATCAAAAACaatttaatgatattatgaaaaaagaaaataaaaaaaaaaatggttatGTAACAAAAGATATGAACCTTAACGAATTTTATGAATCAACGGAAAGTattaatgatttaaaaaaaaataacaaaaaaaatggtaatgTAACAAAAGATATGAACCTTAACGAATTTTATGAATCAACGGAAAGTattaatgatttaaaaaaaaataacaaaaaaaataaaaaaatatcacgTGCagcaaaaaatagaaatgatGATGATATAAGCGGATCAGAAGCTCTTCAAAATATGGTTCATCAAGCTTTACAACAAGAATAACCTAAAAAAGggtttttgaaaaaaatatatgatttagataaaaaatttgaagcTGAAATGTTACGTGCAATGAAAAATAGTAATTCAGACGCAGGTTTTCATGAATGTAGatttaaaaatggaaaagaaatatttagtGTCTTTTTGGAAAAGGctagaatatatattccaATAACTGTAAGCATGTTGGTCACATTGTTCTTTATGTGTATTTGTGGTGGTACTATGAGTAAATCTGCTTCAACTCCAGCAACCATAGGAGGAGGATTTTTCTTTGGTTTATCCTTTGTTGTATCAGCTGCACTTATGATTTACTACGCACTTAAATTTGGTAAAATGAAGAAGGTGCATAGTTTTTACAAAGCAGTCAACAGAAGTAAAAACAGCAGAACAAGAGCAGTAAATCACAAAATtcaaaacagaaaaaatatgtaaaaaattatgaatggcattataaattattgaagattatatttattttttaaatacactccaaattttatataacttataaggaaaaatatatataaatatggtattatatatgtaggataaatacgtatatttaatgtttggttaatttttatatttcatttgaaATCTTAAGGAAATacctaatattttttatattataatttttataatattgatGTTCGATTCATAATTAGAGGATTTGtttgaatataattatatttttatgtttatttatgtaataaaaaaattgatctTTATTAGTGATCTTCTTTACTAttgtttttccttatatgttttatgtgtgtttcatatatatatatatatatatgtaataaaggtgttatagtaaaatttgtatgtattaagttaataattcataaagacttattttttgtaattaaacttaaaaattaattctttttcctcttaaaatattttaattgttgTTCACGTTTTAAAACTTCATTAACTTATTATTATGACTGTTCATTCCTAtttatcattaatttttctgaTATGTAATTGATATGTATTATCTAATATTTGCATAACAAAAATGatggttttttttttttttattgcattttttttttttaattatgataCACActtttcttattaaaaacttttatttataactatattaaatatagttACACAAATATAGATGAAATTGTACTTCCTTTATtattgcatttatatataacaaaaagcgcatttaattaaaaaagaaccacataaaaattgtatgtttttttaaatatagcaCATATTTCACCACGGGACAAAATACTGCTACAGTTAACTTAATGTTAAAAATGGTTcttataaaattgtttttatttaatttttaattattactgCTACATTATTTGTTTCTTATATTATCTTATACGATAAAAactatgtacatatttttttttttttctaacgGAATTATTAACCCTTAcgcataaaataaaataaccaCTTAAGttatagctttttttttttagatctTTCCTAATTATATGTCTATAACTTTAACTGTGAAAAGCACTAAACAGAATAATATAAgcttatatgcatatatatcatgtacatatatacatcagcttatataaaaatagatgCCTAATgttataatactttttgtTAAATCTCGAGACATCTATTAAATACCTTATACTTTCCTACAATACTATGccaaaataatgaaaaaaacatataccTTAAAGAAGTACTTAATAAGTGcttaattttataagtaaataataatttacgTACACCTGATCGTATATATGGTTTTCTTGAAAATATTCTTAGtgaaaataaacatataaatttaaaaagaagatatgttttttcctttttttttgagggGGGGAGATTTTTTAGGTGTATTCCTTTACTAATAAGCTATTTTGTTACAACTAAGTTGTCCTTggcaaattataaaaaaaaaaaatagaaaggttcttatattaataattatataatgtttCTAATTTCATAGAAACTTATATTAATTCACCCAATTTTAcagtataattttatacttttattttattcatttctaAGAAAATAGCAATAAAATTCTGCCagtaaataatttcattatagacattataattattcgttttcttatattttttaacaaaaattaatattctcACAAATCTTCCATACCAAATAATAATCCTCGATTCATAGCGAACGAGTTGTAACGTTAatataatactatttttgttttaccaTTACACTAGCTTGTATATGATGATTAAGATTCTACTTTTATATTGGCAtaacaatttatatttttacctaATAACTTATTATATACTATAAGTTTATTATTACCCCTTATAGGAAGATTACAATTTACATTTTCCTTTCCTTCTGGCATGgaattgttatattttaaatctcagaatttttttattctttgctattccattttttagtaaaatagtttattttttataaaaacatttccATTTAAGCACATATTTAAACAGTTTTATACGTTTAACATTTCtcttaaaaaagaaaagttattttaactttttctcCCATAATATTGGCAATACACGGaaacattatattaatatttctattgACTTAATCTAATAATACACTCAAATCTATTTAGTCTTTTATAACTGTTTTTGCAAAGGATAATAATAACTGTTCCTTGAtgattacttttattttattctctttttcATCAGAATAGAAGCTTCATAATAAGTAATAGACATGATCAATAATCATTATCCATGCTATATTTcattactatatataaaaaaacgtATTTTATTCAAATACAGGCTATTGATTAAcgacatttataaaataacaataaatgtttatatgaTATGCCATGAATTCTCCTAATTTgcacatttaaataattattaatactttaatataattcacagttttatttgttttaatagtttctattttaatgttaaaaatataagttgcatttcctatttattttattattatattattatattaatatataaaattaggGATAATCTTTTCTTGTCCGCtgcattttacatttaatagTAATTTTTCCCTTACAACTTCctagtataaaaatattgtcaattttgcatatatgcctattttattattatcatctaATGCTACAATAATATTGTAAATGTAGAGCTTTTTTAAACAATGTAATACtgagatatatttatttatatattattttattaaattttaac from Plasmodium brasilianum strain Bolivian I chromosome 10, whole genome shotgun sequence includes the following:
- a CDS encoding hypothetical protein (Plasmodium exported protein), producing the protein MFSFLLSIIALTFVFWQSYNTYHLKIYPVNYSFGKKNAYEDEVGKRYERILRSENVNIFEKYANTQNGTSGINLMLNLSNGIHYDPQLNLDVQVVSEEQEDYEEELNELIEQITETWNETFVSMIEDYIDFTEQNDIIDGEWKCQMWNQRWFIYLKLLVRSLGDVLQNDNYSLRAKEHISNEYLQCANNDFIYFLSVVKEEWDRRNAQLNEQVAQA
- a CDS encoding hypothetical protein (Plasmodium exported protein), encoding MKKSNTNTFITFCKVFSSTLLIWVAQHENNYEESFEKNANFNTMSLRNGRLLKGQTEVYANYPSQDDLFLKGGSMESLYDDDVVLKNRINGLIKDSSIKNRYDSFLQDIDYQKQFNDIMKKENKKKNGYVTKDMNLNEFYESTESINDLKKNNKKNGNVTKDMNLNEFYESTESINDLKKNNKKNKKISRAAKNRNDDDISGSEALQNMVHQALQQE
- a CDS encoding hypothetical protein (Plasmodium exported protein) is translated as MLRAMKNSNSDAGFHECRFKNGKEIFSVFLEKARIYIPITVSMLVTLFFMCICGGTMSKSASTPATIGGGFFFGLSFVVSAALMIYYALKFGKMKKVHSFYKAVNRSKNSRTRAVNHKIQNRKNM